In the genome of Kluyveromyces marxianus DMKU3-1042 DNA, complete genome, chromosome 1, one region contains:
- the SMP3 gene encoding glycosylphosphatidylinositol-alpha 1,2 mannosyltransferase encodes MRLKTYEYIGLLIGLFIALEPSYIHPDEHFQTLEPILQWWSGYKGTIAWEFLPENASRSITILKLYYTPMLWLNDYLFHLKPVGLLYLYRIQNYLLYTVIASLFLEFCEVSITHKTKAKFFIRTSYVTWVFQSHTFSNSLETILLLLLLFVCQYCIYEVRSGKSPSFITSFWIGALISIGIFNRMTFPAFLVLPLLSVFYHCFISHWLPLAFSVISASVVSAIIIFFDTKAYNPVNGEWIIAPWNNLVYNMNVDNIAQHGLHPRYTHLLVNLPLLCGPVLILLLSKRYILKLPALSALSGVLILSLFKHQELRFLVPIVPAICASINLESFDTFIQGEVILTIWFIFNIVMGLLLGVFHQAGIISLISQFSSHDIPVHVWWKTYSPPTWIYANYNLTVSTTNFVDNIEYVENVNWNVTSNHVVDLKGSDVELLNETLTNFIKFTDSIQLILPNTVMEQLEPLRKEWNFTVDRETSQHLDLDHIDFPRWKTMKPGLKLLNVSHIIS; translated from the coding sequence ATGAGACTGAAAACATATGAATATATTGGCCTATTAATTGGCCTTTTCATTGCTTTAGAGCCATCATATATTCATCCAGATGAACACTTTCAAACACTAGAGCCAATTCTGCAATGGTGGAGTGGTTATAAAGGTACAATAGCTTGGGAGTTCCTACCAGAAAATGCCTCTAGAAGTATCACAATTTTGAAGCTTTATTACACGCCAATGCTCTGGCTTAATGATTATCTTTTCCATTTAAAACCCGTGGGTCTATTATACCTCTATCGTATCCAAAATTATCTACTGTACACCGTTATTGCTTCATTATTTTTAGAGTTTTGCGAGGTTTCAATCACTCATAAAACAAAGGCGAAATTCTTTATTAGAACTTCGTATGTAACCTGGGTGTTTCAAAGCCATACCTTTTCCAATTCATTAGAAACAATtctattactattattgttatttgtGTGCCAATATTGTATCTATGAGGTCAGGAGCGGAAAATCACCTTCTTTTATTACCAGTTTTTGGATTGGGGCTTTGATTTCGATTGGAATTTTTAATAGAATGACCTTTCCTGCATTTTTGGTCTTACCATTACTCTCTGTATTCTACCATTGTTTCATTAGCCATTGGTTACCACTAGCTTTTTCAGTTATTAGTGCTAGTGTGGTATCTGCAATAATCATATTCTTTGATACCAAGGCTTATAACCCAGTAAACGGCGAATGGATTATTGCTCCATGGAACAATCTAGTCTATAATATGAATGTCGATAACATTGCACAACATGGCCTGCATCCCCGCTATACCCACTTACTAGTAAACTTGCCACTTCTTTGTGGACCTGTTCTAATACTTCTCCTTTCGAAAAGATACATTTTGAAACTCCCTGCATTGTCTGCACTATCAGGAGTGTTGATACTCTCCCTTTTTAAACACCAAGAACTAAGGTTCCTCGTGCCAATTGTGCCAGCAATCTGCGCGTCCATAAATCTTGAATCCTTCGATACATTCATTCAAGGCGAGGTTATCTTGACCATATGGtttatatttaatattgtCATGGGATTGCTACTAGGCGTTTTCCACCAGGCTGGGATAATATCTCTAATTTCTCAATTCTCTTCACACGATATACCAGTGCATGTTTGGTGGAAAACATATTCTCCTCCTACTTGGATATATGCGAATTATAATCTTACTGTATCCACAACGAACTTTGTTGATAACATAGAATATGTCGAAAACGTTAACTGGAATGTTACATCCAATCATGTAGTGGATTTAAAAGGAAGCGATGTAGAGCTTTTGAATGAGACTCTCACAAACTTCATTAAATTCACCGACTCAATTCAATTAATTTTGCCAAATACTGTTATGGAGCAGTTAGAACCTCTAAGAAAAGAGTGGAACTTTACCGTTGATCGGGAAACATCGCAACATTTAGATTTAGACCACATTGATTTCCCACGTTggaaaacaatgaaacCAGGCTTAAAATTACTAAATGTCAGTCATATAATATCATGA